CCCCCGGGGTGCACCGCCCACCCGGCGACGTCCCCCGACACCAGCCCCGCGCCGGTCAGCAGCTCGTCGACGACGTCGCCGGCGTGCCGGGAGAGCACGTCGGGCACCCGCGGGGACAGGCCCATGCGGAAGCCCAGGTCGGTGACGTCCCAGGTCATGTGGTCGGCGGTGGAGGAGTCGGTGCGGGCCACCACGCCGGCCAGCCGCCGCCCGCGCGCGCCGGGCTGCAGGACGACGGCCGCGGCCGCGTCGGAGAACAGCGCGTGCGCGACCACCTGGTCCAGCTCCCGCGCCGGCGGCTGCACGTGCAGGCTGGTCAGCTCGCAGCACAGCAGCACGGCCGGGCGGGCACGGGCCTCCACGTAGTCGCCCACCGCGGCCAGGCCGGGGACGGCGGCGTAGCAGCCCATGTGGCCGACGAGCAGCCGCTGCAGCCCCGGGGGCATGCCCAGGTCGCTGGCCAGCCGGATGTCCAGGCCGGGGGTGGCGTACCCGGTGCAGGTGGCGACGGCGAACAGCCCGACGTCCCCCGGCGCCAGCCCGGCGTCGTCGAGGGCGCCGGCCACCGCCTGCTTGCCCAGGGGCAGTGCCTCCTGGACGTAGCGCTGCATCCGGGCCCCGGTGCTCCACCGGCTGATGTCCTCGTCGAGCGGGTTGGCCACCGTGTGCCGGCGGCGCACGCCGGACCCGGCGAACACCCGCCTGGCCGCCCGGACGTCGGCGTAGTGCCCGGCGAAGAACCCCTCCCAGGCCGCGTCCTGGTCCAGCGTCGTCGGCAGCGCGTGGCCGGCACCGGTCAGGACGGCGCTCATCGGCGCAGCTCGGCGCAGCGGTCGGTCATGGTCACGACCGTACGGGCGGCCGTGGGCCCTCGCCGTCCTCCGGTCGGCCGCCGGCCGCCGCGTCCTCGCGCAGCCGCCCGTAACCGGCGAAGACGACGGCGGTGGAGCGCACCGGCTTCATCCGGACCGTGGCCCGCCGGCCCAGCCGCCAGGCCAGCGCGTCGCGGACCGAGGGCCGCAGCCCGACCAGGCGCAGCTCCAGCCCGAGGTCCGCGGCGGCGGCGAGCAGCCGGGCGCGGTCGACGAACAGGGCGGGGTCGTGGATGCCGGGCGGCGGGCCGCCGGGCAGCCGCTCGGCGACGGTGGTGGTGAGGAAGCGGCCGATGCGGGTGGCCGCCAGGGTGTCGAGGACCAGCGCGCCGCCGGGGCGCAGCAGCCGGGCGCACTCGGCGAGCACCCCGACGTCGTCCTCGACGTGCTCGAGGATCTCCCCGGCGACGACCACGTCGGCACACCCGTCGGCGAGGGGGACAGCGAGCACCGACCCGCACACCGGCACGACGCCGTGCTCGCGGGCCACCCGCAGGCCCGGCACGCCGAGGTCGACGCCGACGTGGCGGTAGCCCAGCCGGGCGACGTGCGGCGCCATCAGCCCGCCGCCGCAGGCCAGGTCGACCAGCACCGCGCCGGGGTGCGGCGCCGGCGGGAGGTGCTCGGCCCGCGAGGCGGCCAGCCAGTGCAGCGCGGCGAACCCCCCGGAGGGGTCCCACCAGTGGTCGGCGAGGGTGTCGTACTGGGCAGGGTCGTTCGGGCGCAGCACCCCCATGCCCGGAGGTCAGCCCTTCTTCAGCGGGTCGTGGCCCCAGTTCATCAGCGAGTACCGCCACTTGGAGGTCTCGACGTCCTCCTTGGCCGGCTCCTGGGCGAGGTGACGGGCGACGTAGCCGTGCACCTTGCGCATGTGCGCGAGGTCGTCGTCGTCCAGGTCGCCCTTCTTCTTGCGCAGCAGCTCCACGATGCGGCGCCCCTCGGCGTGCCCGGTGGACTCCCCGCCGTCGGTCTTCTGCCCCACCGACTGCGACTCGTCGGTCTCCAGCCACCGCTCCAGCTCCGCCGGGCTCATGTTGACGGCATCGCCGAACTCGCGGCGGATCGTGTCGGGGTCGTCGTCCTGGGCCATGGCTGCCTCCGCGTGTCGTGACCTGCCCTGCGCGGTACCGCGCCGGCCCGGCCGGGAAACGGGACGCCGCCCGGGTGGACCGGCCCCGTCGTCGGCGACCCGACGGGGGCGCGGTTGACCGGCGGGCCGGCCGGGCACAGGCCGGACCAGCCGAGGACCGAGGAGGACCCTGATGAGCGACCCCGAGCGCCCACCCCGCACGCCCGAGCCCGCCGAGGGCGGGGACCCGCCCGGCCAGGAGGACGCCGGCCGCACGCCGCGGGCCGAGGAGCCGGCCGAGGGCGCGGACGTGTCCGGGGGCGGCGCCGACACCCCCTGAGCGGCAGGGCTCCGGGCGCGGCCGGGTGCCCGCGCCCCCCGACCGTGATGCATGTCTCCGTCCGGCAACGGCCCGCTCCCCTTCCGGACGGTTTCGTCACCCGCCGTGCGGGGGACGGTGCTCTGCATGGAGGACACGCAGCACCAGCCGCACGTCGGTACCGAGGCCGCCGAGGAGCGCCCGGCCGACGAGTCGCAGGCCCGCCGGGACGCGACCCCGCCCCTCGCCCGCCTGCTCGCCAACCCCCGCCGGACGCGCCGCGCTTGAGGGGAGACCCTCCGGTCCCCGGTACGCACGGAGTCCCACCCACCCCACGGGTCACGGTCAGCCCGTGGGCATCTCGTCACTCACCGCAACCACTGGGTCACTGACCCCCGGCGTGCCGCGAACCGCTCCGTCACGCGCTGAGGCAGCATCCGGGCGTGACCGCCGCCGCCCTCCCCCTCGCCGCCGACGACGCCTCGATCCCCGTGCGCCGCAGCCGGGCCGAGCGGCAGGCCATCGTGCTGGACACCGCGGAGCGGCTGTTCGCCACGCGCAGCTCGCGCAGCGTCGGGATGGACGAGCTGGTCCGGGAGACCGGGCTGGGCAAGATGACCGTCTACCGGCTGTTCAAGAGCAAGGACGAGCTGGTCGGCGCCTACCTCGCCCGCAAGGCGGCCACCGTGCTGGCGCAGATCGACGTGGAGCTGGCGCGGCTGCGGGACGACCCCCGGGCGGCGCTGCTGTCCGTCGTCCGGACGGTGGAGGCCGACGTCACGCGGGCGGGCTTCCGCGGGTGCCCGTTCACCAACGTGAGCAGCGAGTACGACGACCCGCAGCACCCGGCGCGCAGCGCCGCCGCCGACTACAAGTTCGAGCTGCACGGTCGCCTGGAGCGCCTCGCCGAGCAGGTCGCCCCCGGCGAGGGCGAGGACCTGGCCGCGCAGGTGCACCTGATCATCGACGGCATGTACCTGTCCGGCGGCCTGCTGGGCCCCGACGGCCCGGCCGCCCACGGCCGGGAGCTGGCCGAGCGGCTGGTGGACGCCGCCGCCGCCCGCTGAGCACGGCGGCCGCGGTCGAGCGGCGGCCGGGCGCGGCGGACCGCAGGATGACCGGGTGAGCACCGACCGCAGCCGGCCCGACCTCGACGACACCACCGTGGAGGGCCTCGGCAAGCTCTCCGAGGCCCTGGAGACCATCGAGCAGGCCCGCGGGCAGCTCTACGGCTTCCACCAGCACTCCGGCAAGGCCGACCTGCTGCTCCAGGACGCCGTCGCGCTGTTGCGCGAGGCCGGCCACACCGCGCTCGCCGACGACCTCGAGCGCGACCTCGTCGGCCGCAACGTCATCGCCGACCGGTGGACCTTCCAGATCGTCGAGGACTACGACGCCGGTTACTGGTCGGTCTTCCGCGCCTTCGACGAGCGCGCCCGCACCGAGCTGGCCGACGGCGACCGGCACGTTTTCGAGGCCCGGATGAAGCAGCGCGAGCGCAGTGCCGGGCACCCGGCGCACGAGGCGGGTCCCGCGCTGGCCGACTGAAGAAGGACCTCCCTGCCCCCCGACGCTCGCACGCTCGCGTCGGGACCCTGCAGGGAGGCCGACCGGGTCGCCGTCCTGACGGCGCCGACGCAGACTGGCCTCGTGACGATGCCCGAGCCCGACGAGCCACGCGACGTCGCACCCCTGGGCGCCGAGAAGGCCCCGCCCGGCGACCCGGACTCCCAGGGCGCCGGCACCGGGGACGGCCCGGGCGACGAGGTCGCGGGCCCCAGCTGGCCACCGGCCGGCACCGAGCCCGACGCGCGCTGACCGTGCGGGCGACGGCGGCCGGGACCAGACTCGACCCGTGACCGTGCCAGGCTCCGACCCCACGCGCCCGCGAGCGGCCGCCACCGGCCCGACGACGACCCCGGGGACGACGGCCCCCGGCACGGCGGCGGCCCCGGGCGGGACCGGCCCCGCCACCACCGGCCGAGCCGCGCCCCGCGAGCGCCACCCTGGTCGCACCATCGGCCGGACGCTCGCCCTGGCCCTGCTGCTGTTCGTGACCGTCGTGCTGGCGCTGTTCGTCGTCTACAACACCCAGACCGTCGAGATCAGCCTGGTCTTCGCGGACGTGCAGGCACCGCTCGTGCTGGCCCTGGTGATCGCCGCGGCGCTGGGCGGGCTGCTGGTCGGGCTGGCCGGCCTGGTGCTGCGCGCCCGCCGCCGCCACGGCTGACCCGCCGGGTCACCCGGCGGGGGTGAGGACGGCCGCGGCCAGCGCGGTGGAGTGAGACCACCGGTGCGGGCCGGGCATGGACCGGCGGCCCCCCGGGCATGTCCCCCCGCGACCGGCCACGACGAGGGAGGACGACGATGACCGATCCCGAGGGCAGCGACCGGATCCAGCAGGGCGCACCCACCGCGTCGGGCAGCGGCGACGACAGCAGCACCGGCACGGGCTTCGACGACGTCCCCCTCACCCGCGAGGAGGCCGTCGAGCGCGACGCCGCCCAGCCCGACGACCTGCCGGCGAAGGCGGAGAGTGATGCCGCCCGGGCCGAACGGGGCGGGTCCGGCGGCAGCCTGTGACCCACCGACCACCACGACGTCAGGAGACGAGATGAGCGAGCCCCAGCCGGCGACCGGCGGGACCGGCCCGGGTCAGGACAACCTGGTCGACGGCGTCACCGGTGAGGACCGGCCCGACGGCGGCGAGCGCGACGAGGTCACGCTGACCACCGACGACGAGGCCCAGGACGACCACGCCCCGATCCAGCCCGGCAACAGCTGAGGGAGGACCCCCGTGCCCCCGCCACTCGCAGGTGTCAGGGGCCGGCCGTGCCGGGTCCGGCCCCCGCCGTGCAACCGGGGGACGGCAGGCCCTAGCGTGCGGCGGCATGGCGGACTCAGGGACCCTCAGCGGACGTCGCGCGCTCGTCACCGGCGGCGCCTCGGGCATCGGCCGGGCGTGCGCGGTGCGGCTGGCGCAGGCCGGTGCGGAGGTGGTCGTCGTCGACCGGGACGGCGCGGCGGCCGAGCAGGTGGCCGCCGCGGTCGGGGGGACGGCGGTCACGGTCGACCTGTCCGACCTCGACGCGGTGGACGCCCTCGACCTCGACGTCGACGTGCTGGTCAACAACGCCGGCCTGCAGCACGTGGCGCCGCTGCACGAGTTCCCGGTGGACCGCTTCTCCCTCATCCTGCGGCTGATGCTGGAGACGCCGTTCCGGCTGGTCCGCGGGGCGCTGCCGCACATGTACGGCCGCGGCTGGGGCCGGGTGGTCAACATCAGCTCGGTGCACGGCCTGCGCGCCTCGCCGTTCAAGGGCGCCTACGTCACCGCCAAGCACGGCCTCGAGGGGCTGTCGAAGGTGATCGCGCTGGAGGGCGCCCCGCACGGGGTCACCTCCAACTGCGTCAACCCCGCCTACGTGCGCACCCCGCTGGTGGAGAACCAGATCGCCGACCAGGCGCGGGTGCACGGCCTGTCCGCCGACGAGGTGGTGGCGCAGGTGATGCTGGCGCCGGCCGCGGTCAAGCGGCTGATCGAGCCCGAGGAGGTCGCCGAGGCGGTGGCCCACCTGTGCTCCCCGGCGGCGGCCTCCATCACCGGCAGCTCACTGGTCATGGACGGCGGCTGGACCGCGCACTAGGTCGGTGTGCACAGATCGTGGTCTCCCACCAGGGGTGACCACGACCTGTGCACAGCGGCAGGGGTGGGGACGGCGCGCCGGTCGGCGCGGCGCACGGGCGGGAGTCTGCGCCGGTGCCCGCGCCCGCAGCCGTCCCCGAGCCCCTCCGCACCTGCGCGTTCCGCGGGTCGTCTGCTGTCCGCGCGGGACTCCTGACCGCCAACCAGCTGCGCGGTCCCGCATGGCGTCGGCTCTTCCCCGACGTCTACGTGCACCGGGGGCTGCCCGTCACGCACGTCGTGCGCGCCAGCGCCGCAGCCGCGCTCGTGGTGCCCGGCGCCGTCGTCACCGGGTGCAGCGCCGCCGCGCTCTGGGGTGTCGACCTGGCCGAGGCCGTCGACGACGTCGAGCTCACCGTGCAACCCGGCAGGCACCCGGTCCGGGTGCCCGGGCTCCGCGTGCGCCGCGCCCGCCTGCCGGCCGGGTGGCTCTCCCGACGACGCGGGGTGCCCACGACGAGCCCCGAGGCGACCACCGTACGGGTGGCCGGTGTGCTGGGCGGGGACGAGGCGGTGGTGGCGGTGGACCGACTCGTCGCCTCGGGCATCGCCGACCTGGCGGCGGTGCGGGTCCTGGCCGCGACCCTGCAGGGTGCGGGCTCCCGGCGGGCACGGACCGCGTGCCGACTCGCCGACGGACTGGCTGGCTCTCCGCAGGAGACGAGACTGCGGCTGCTGCTGATCCGCGCGGACCTCCCGCCGCCGGTGGCCCAGTTCGTGGTCCGGGATGAGGCAGGCTTCGTCGCCCGGGTCGACTTCGCCTGGCCGCACCGGCGGGTCGCCGTCGAGTACGACGGTGCCTGGCACGCCGAACCCGGACAGTTCGCCCGCGACCGGCGGCGCCTCAACCGGCTCCAGGCCGTGGGGTGGCGGGTGGTGTTCGTGACCGCCGCAGACCTGCACCGCCCCGGCGAGCTGCTGGCCCGGATCGCGGCGGCCCTGACGCTGTGAGTGTGCGCTCATCGTGGTCTCACCGCGGTGTGGACCACGATGGGTGCACACCGGCGCCGGCGGCCCTCCTAGCCTGGGCCCGTGTCCCCCGCCGCCCCGACCCACCTGCCGGCGGCGGAGTGGACGGCGCAGGTGCGGGGGCACGCCGAGCGGGTCGACGCGCTCACCGCCGGGCACCGCGCGCGGCGCGCCGCCGGCACCCGGCACCCGGTCGAGGACTTCCTGTTCGAGTACTACAGCGCCCGGCCGGCCCAGCTGCGCCGCTGGCACCCGGGGGCCGGGGTGGTGCTGGAGCCGGCCGCGGACGGCCCGGCGCCGCACGCCTCCTGGCGCTGGTACGCCACCGGCGACGACGGGGCGGTGGCCCTGGACCGCGCGGCCTTCCTGGCCGACCGGGGGGACACCGTCGCCTTCGTGGCCCGGCTGCTCGCCGCGACCGCGGGCCGTCCGGCGTTCACCGGCTGCTTCGGCCTGCACGAGTGGGCGATGGTCTACCGGGACGACGGGCACCGGCACCCGCTGCCGCTGCGGCTGGGTCAGGCCGGCACCGACGCCGTGGTGGAGGCCCACCCGGTCCGCTGCTCGCACGTGGACGCGTTCCGGTTCTTCACCCCGGCCGCCGTCGGCCGCAACAAGCTGCAGCCCACCCGCGCCACCCAGGTGGAGCTGGAGCAGCCCGGCTGCCTGCACGCCACCATGGACGTCTACAAGTGGGCGTACAAGCTGGGCCCGGCGGTCCCCGGCGAGCTGCTGCTGGACTGCTTCGTGCTGGCCGCCGACGTGCGGGTGCTGGACATGCGGGCCTCGCCGTACGACCTGCGCTCGGCCGGGTACCAGCCGGTCGCCATCGAGACGCCGGAGGGCAAGGCGCAGTACGTGGCCGCGCAGCGGGGGTTCGCCCACCGCGGCGCCCAGCTGCGCGCCCGGCTGCTCGAGGTGTGCCGGGGGCTCCCGGACGCCACCGGGTGAGACCGGTCCGACGTCCGCAGCTCACCGGGGGTGCACGTGGCCGTCCCGGGGGCGTGGCCCGGGAGTCGTACGGTCGGGGGGTGACCTCCACGCGCACCGACCGCTGGCTGCGGCTCGACGGGACCACGAACACCCGTGACCTCGGTGGCCTGCCCACCGTCGACGGCGGCACGACGGTCCGTGGCCGGGTGCTGCGCAGCGACAACCTGCAGACCCTGAGCGAGGCCGACGTCCGCCGGCTGGTGGAGGAGCTGCCGCTGCGGGAGGTGGTCGACCTGCGCACCACCGCGGAGGTGCTGCTGGAGGGCCGCGGGCCGCTGCGCGCGGTGCCCGGGGTGACCCACCGCCACTTCAGCCTGCTGCCCGAGCGCGGCCAGCACACCGACGTGTTCGCCGCCGAGGAGGACGACGCCCCCGAGCTGCCGGCCGGCTGGGCGGAGTCGATCCTGCCGCGGCAGGTGGCCGAGGCCGACCAGGACGAGCCGCCGGCGGTGCGCTCCTACCTGGGCTACCTGACCCACCGGCCGGACAACGTGGTCGCCGCGCTGCGGGCCCTCGCCGCCGACCCCGACGGCGCCACCGTCGTGCACTGCGCGGCCGGCAAGGACCGCACCGGCGTGGTGTGCATGTTCGCCCTGGCCGCGGCCGGGGTCCCGCACGAGGAGATCGTCGCCGACTACGCGCTCACCGCCGAGGTGATCGACGCGCTGGTCGCCAAGCTGGCCGCCTCACCAACCTACGCCGAGGACATGGTCACCCGCGACGTCGCCTCCCACACCCCCCGCGCCGAGACCATGACCCGGCTGCTCGCGCTGCTCGACGAGCGCCACGGCGGGCCGCTGGGCTGGCTGACCGAGCACGGGTTCGGCGCCGACGAGCAGGCCGCGCTGCGGACCCGCCTGCGCGACTGAGCAGCTGGCGGGTGGCCCCCTCAGGGTCCCGCGGTGAGCTCGCGAGCCGCGGGGGGCGGGGGGTCCTTCTTCTTGTGCCGGTACATCTCCGCGTCGGCGACGCGCAGCAGGGTCCCGGGGTCGCCGTCCGGCCCGCCGTGGACGGCGACGCCCACCGAGACGCCCACGTCGACCCGGGTCCCCTCCAGCCGGAACGGCTCGGTGAAGCAGCCGGTGACCCGGTCGACCACCCGATCGGCGTCCTCGGGCCGGGCCAGAGTGGGCAGCACGACGGCGAACTCGTCACCGCTGAGCCGGCCCACGGTGTCCCCGGGGCGGACGGCGGCGCGCAGCCGGGCGGCCACCTGGCGCAGCAGCTCGTCGCCGGCGGCGTGCCCGAGGGAGTCGTTGACCGCCTTGAACCGGTCGAGGTCGCAGAACAGCACACCGACGTGCTGACCGGGCGTCGCGGCGGCCAGGGTCGTGGCGAGGGTGTCCCGGAAGAGCACCCGGTTGGGCAACCCGGTGAGCCCGTCGTGGGTGGCCTGGCGACGGACGGTCTCCAGCAACCGCGCCCGCTGCAGGGCCGTGGCGGCCTGGTCCCCCACGCCGCGCAGCCGGACGAGGGTGTCACCGACGAGTCCGTGCGCCTGCCCGGCCGGCCAGCCTGCGGTCACCACGCCGAGGAACGTGCGGCCGGCGAGGACGGGGACGGCGACGACCTCGTCGAGGTCCGTGCCCAGCAGCAGGTCGCGCAGCACCGGGCTGCTCGTCCCGGGCCGCAGGACGCGCGGCTCGCGGTCGGCCAGCATGCCGACGACCTCCGGGACCTCCTCGGCGTGCAGGGGGGTGGCGTCCAGCAGGGCGTGCGCGGCACCGCTGTGGCCGGTCGTGGCCGAGGTGCGCAGGCAACCCGACGCGGGGTCCCACAGCAGGACCGCCGCGCTGTGGCAGCCGACGACGTGCGGCAGGGCCTCGGCCACGACGGCGGAGACGGTGGCGGCCTCGGTCGCCCCGGACAGCTCGTGGGCCAGGCTCAGCAGCGCACCGGCCCGGTCGGCCTCCTCCCGGGCGCTGCCCAGGGCGAGGACGAGGTCGAGGGCCGCGGCGGCGTGGCTGGCGTAGGCGGCCAGCATGGGCCCCTCGTGCCCGAGCTCACCGCCGCCGGGGTGGTAGACCACCGCGAGCCGGCCGTGGGTGCGTCGCGCCGAGGTGACGTCTACCGCCACCACGTGCGGGCCGGGGTCACCGCCGCTCAGCAGCGTCGCGGCCAGCGTGTCGCGCTGGTCCTCCGGCACGCCGGCGGAGTGCACCCGGGGTGGGCCGCCGGCCGGGTCGGCCACGGCCAGCAGGTACCCGGGCGCCAGCACCGCGGTGGCCGCCCGTTCCACGATGCGGTGCAGGACCGAGTCGGCGTCCGCGCTGGCCACCAGGTCGGCCGCGGCCGACTGCAGGGTGCTCAGCTGCTGGCGCAGGGCGACCAGCTCCGGGTCGGCCGCGTCCCCGCTCCGGAGGCCGCGCCGCCACCCCCGCCGCTGCCAGCGCAGCCGGTAGAGGCAGGCCAGGTGCCCGTCGGCCTCGCACTCGGGGTGCTGCAGCTCGGCCGGTGGGAGACCGAAGATGGTCGGCACCATGCCGATGAGGCCCTGGGCGTACTCGCAGTCCAGCCGGGAGTGCCGGTGGCCGGGGTGCAGCGTGTACCGGAGGGTGGCCGAGGTGCTGCCCGCGGACAGCACCTGCATCGTCGAGGTGGTGGAGAACTTCGCCACCGCCCGGGGCAGCTGCCGGTACACCTGGCGGGGTGAGCCCATGGTGCGCACCAACAGCACCAGGGCGGGGTGCAGCCCGTTGCCGAGCGCCTCGCGTCCGACGCGGAACATCGTCCCCGGGTCGCCCAGCACCTCGGTCGCGGCGGTGAACAGGCGGATCCGGGTGTCGTAGCTCGTCCAGTGCGACGGCTGGGACAGCTCGGCCGCGGAGTGCGGCACGCCGGCGGAGCGCAGCACCGCCTCGACGGCCTCGTCCCCACCCCGCCGGCGGACGTGCGCCAGGAGCAGCCCCGTCGTGGCACCCGAGGTCTCGCGCGGCTCGGCCGGCGGGACGGCGCTCACCGACGCGGTCCGGAGGGGACGTCGGCCCGGGGGTGGTCCGCGCTGCGTGCGGACGATCTGATCACGCCCGGGGGATCGGCAGTGCGCGCCGGCGGGTTGAGCGGGTCCACCCCTCGGGAGGAGCCGCGGGCGGGCCCTCCCCGGACGCAGCGACCCCGGACAGCAGCGACCCCGGTCCTCGTCGGGCGAGGCCGGGGTCGCACGTCGTCCCTCCCGGGGGAGGGGTGCTGCTCAGCGCAGGGAGCTGGTGTTCGCGAGCGTCAGCAGCTCGTCGCGCATCGCCGGGCTGCTGGTGCGGGCGAGGGCACGGTCCAGTGCCCGACGCGTCCGCGCCGCCTCCCGACGCCGCCGCCAGGTGGAGGTCACGCTGCTCATCTCTCGTCGCCTTCTTCCGTCGTGGGGGTCCGTCACCTGAGACAACCCAGGTCTCACCTCTAGTGTTCCGAAGAAATGCAGGTGAACCTGAGACGTAGGCGACGATCCCTCACCCCACCGGGTGATGCCGACGACAGCTCGCGGGCCGGCCGGGCCGCCCGGTGTCAGTCCCCGCCGAGCTCCCTGCGGGCCGCGGCCCGCGCCTCGTGCGGGTCGTCGGTGGCCAGCGCGGCGTGGGCCGCCCGCCGGCAGGCGTCGGAGTCGACGACGGCCAGCCGCGCCCCCACGCCGGCGATCGACGACGCGGCGCAGGACAGCGAGGTGATGCCCAGCCCGACGAGGACGCAGGCGAGCAGCGGGTCGGCGGCAGCCTCGCCGCAGACGCCGACCGGCTTGCCGGTGCGCCGGCCGGCCTCGGCGGTCACCTGCACCAGGGCGAGCAGGGCCGGCTGCCACGGGTCGGTGAGGTCGGCGAGGTCGGCGGAGAGCCGGTCGGCGGCCAGCGTGTACTGCGACAGGTCGTTGGTGCCGATCGAGAGGAAGTCGACCTCGCGCAGCAGCCGCTCGGCCATCAGCGCCGCGGAGGGGATCTCGACCATCACGCCCGGGGTCAGCCCGCGGGCCCGCACCCGCTGCCCGAAGTCGCGGGCCTCGGCCACGGTGGCGACCATCGGGGCCATCACCCACGGCTGCGCCCCCGTCCGGCGGGCGGCCTCGGCGACGGCGTCCAACTGCCGCTCCAGCAGGCCCGGGTCCCGGCGGGCCACCCGCAGCCCGCGCACGCCGAGGGCCGGGTTCTCCTCGTCGGGCATGGTGGCGAAGGCCAGCGGCTTGTCCGACCCGGCGTCCAGCGTGCGGACGACGACCCGCTGCCCCGGGAAGGCCTCGAGCACCGCGGCGTAGCCCGCCGCCTGCTCCGCCACCGACGGCTCCTCGGCCCGGCTGAGGAAGGCGAGCTCCGTACGCAGCAGCCCCACGCCCTCGGCGTACCGGGCCGCGGCGGCCTGCGCGCCCGCGCCGTCCTGCACGTTGGCCAACACCTTCACCGCCAGCCCGTCGCGGGTGCGGCCCGGGCCGCGGTAGCCGGCCAGCGCCGCGGCGGCAGTCCGCGAGGCCTCGACGCGGGCGCGCGCGTCGGCCGGGTCGGGGTCGACGGTGACCGTGCCGCGCTCGCCGTCGAGCAGCACGGTCACCCCTTCGGGGACGTCGGCCAGGCCGGCGACGGCGACCACGCAGGGCAGCCCCAGCTGGCGGGCGATGATCGCGGTGTGGCTGGTCGTGCCGCCCAGCCGGGTGGCCAGGCCGGTGATCCGCTCGGGGTCCAGCCCGGCGGTGTCGGCCGGTGCGAGGTCGTCGGCCAGCAGCACCGACGGCTCCTCCGGGCTCGGCACGCCGGGCTCCCCCTGCCCGGTCAGCTGGGCGACGATCCGGTCGCGGACGTCGCGGACGTCGGTCACCCGTTCGGCCATGAGCCCGCCCAGGCCGGTGAAGAGGTCGACGAACTGCTGGGCGGCCTGCACGGTGGCGACGGCGGCCGGCGTGCCGGCGTCGATCCGCTGCTCCACCGCCGACAGCAGGCCGCGGTCGCGGGCCAGGCCGGCCGTCGTGGCCAGCACCTCCGCGCTCACCCCGGTCGCCGCGGC
This window of the Geodermatophilus sp. DSM 44513 genome carries:
- a CDS encoding sensor domain-containing diguanylate cyclase, with protein sequence MSAVPPAEPRETSGATTGLLLAHVRRRGGDEAVEAVLRSAGVPHSAAELSQPSHWTSYDTRIRLFTAATEVLGDPGTMFRVGREALGNGLHPALVLLVRTMGSPRQVYRQLPRAVAKFSTTSTMQVLSAGSTSATLRYTLHPGHRHSRLDCEYAQGLIGMVPTIFGLPPAELQHPECEADGHLACLYRLRWQRRGWRRGLRSGDAADPELVALRQQLSTLQSAAADLVASADADSVLHRIVERAATAVLAPGYLLAVADPAGGPPRVHSAGVPEDQRDTLAATLLSGGDPGPHVVAVDVTSARRTHGRLAVVYHPGGGELGHEGPMLAAYASHAAAALDLVLALGSAREEADRAGALLSLAHELSGATEAATVSAVVAEALPHVVGCHSAAVLLWDPASGCLRTSATTGHSGAAHALLDATPLHAEEVPEVVGMLADREPRVLRPGTSSPVLRDLLLGTDLDEVVAVPVLAGRTFLGVVTAGWPAGQAHGLVGDTLVRLRGVGDQAATALQRARLLETVRRQATHDGLTGLPNRVLFRDTLATTLAAATPGQHVGVLFCDLDRFKAVNDSLGHAAGDELLRQVAARLRAAVRPGDTVGRLSGDEFAVVLPTLARPEDADRVVDRVTGCFTEPFRLEGTRVDVGVSVGVAVHGGPDGDPGTLLRVADAEMYRHKKKDPPPPAARELTAGP
- a CDS encoding putative PEP-binding protein, translated to MTVPAPTTALTTAPDSDTPPATGGPLVLPGTPVVPGVAWGPVVRPSGAVVLPADDGAALGEEQRAAEKERFAAAAGVVADRLAARAAAATGVSAEVLATTAGLARDRGLLSAVEQRIDAGTPAAVATVQAAQQFVDLFTGLGGLMAERVTDVRDVRDRIVAQLTGQGEPGVPSPEEPSVLLADDLAPADTAGLDPERITGLATRLGGTTSHTAIIARQLGLPCVVAVAGLADVPEGVTVLLDGERGTVTVDPDPADARARVEASRTAAAALAGYRGPGRTRDGLAVKVLANVQDGAGAQAAAARYAEGVGLLRTELAFLSRAEEPSVAEQAAGYAAVLEAFPGQRVVVRTLDAGSDKPLAFATMPDEENPALGVRGLRVARRDPGLLERQLDAVAEAARRTGAQPWVMAPMVATVAEARDFGQRVRARGLTPGVMVEIPSAALMAERLLREVDFLSIGTNDLSQYTLAADRLSADLADLTDPWQPALLALVQVTAEAGRRTGKPVGVCGEAAADPLLACVLVGLGITSLSCAASSIAGVGARLAVVDSDACRRAAHAALATDDPHEARAAARRELGGD